In the genome of Falsirhodobacter halotolerans, one region contains:
- a CDS encoding cytochrome c biogenesis CcdA family protein, with amino-acid sequence MFGFDILDAGLLPAMLIALTAGVLSFLSPCVLPIVPPYLAYMGGISMAEIGGHARRRIILPALFFVLGLSTVFLFLGFAVSTLGSALLQYQGVMTKVAGVTVILFGLHFLGILRIPFLERDIRVQAGERGGSAFGAYILGLAFAFGWTPCIGPQLGAILSLAASEGDVARGTTLLGVYAVGLGLPFLLAALFIHRAVGIMNRLKPWMGVIEKAMGALLLIVGIALVTGLFSAFSFFLLEHVPFLSRLG; translated from the coding sequence ATGTTCGGTTTCGACATCCTCGACGCGGGTCTTCTGCCTGCCATGCTGATCGCCCTGACGGCGGGTGTGCTGAGCTTTCTCAGCCCCTGCGTTCTGCCGATCGTGCCGCCCTACTTGGCCTATATGGGCGGGATCAGCATGGCGGAGATCGGGGGCCATGCGCGGCGGCGGATCATCCTGCCCGCGCTGTTCTTCGTGCTGGGTTTGTCCACCGTCTTTCTGTTTCTGGGGTTCGCCGTCTCCACCCTCGGCAGTGCACTTTTGCAATATCAGGGGGTGATGACCAAGGTTGCGGGCGTGACCGTCATCCTGTTCGGGCTGCATTTCCTTGGCATCCTGCGGATCCCGTTTCTGGAACGGGACATTCGTGTCCAGGCGGGCGAGCGGGGGGGATCGGCCTTCGGCGCCTATATCCTCGGGCTGGCCTTCGCCTTCGGCTGGACGCCGTGCATCGGTCCGCAACTGGGCGCGATCCTGTCGCTGGCCGCGTCGGAGGGGGATGTTGCGCGGGGGACGACGCTTCTGGGCGTCTATGCCGTGGGTCTGGGGCTGCCGTTCCTTCTGGCCGCGCTGTTCATCCATCGCGCCGTGGGGATCATGAACCGGTTGAAGCCGTGGATGGGCGTGATCGAAAAGGCGATGGGGGCCTTGCTTCTGATCGTGGGAATCGCGCTGGTGACCGGGCTATTCTCGGCCTTTTCGTTCTTCCTCTTGGAACATGTGCCGTTCCTCAGCCGTCTGGGCTGA
- a CDS encoding ribbon-helix-helix domain-containing protein has protein sequence MKGPQKHSLTLRGHRTSVTLEPEFWDAFRQMAAARDVALNELAASIDAERGEVNLASAIRVHVLRWLRSAQTAEERHMFQEEERKGRE, from the coding sequence ATGAAGGGGCCGCAGAAACACTCCCTCACCCTGCGCGGCCACCGCACCTCCGTCACGCTGGAGCCGGAATTCTGGGACGCGTTCCGGCAGATGGCGGCGGCGCGGGATGTCGCCCTGAACGAACTGGCCGCCAGCATCGACGCCGAACGGGGGGAGGTGAACCTCGCCTCCGCCATCCGTGTCCATGTGCTGCGGTGGTTGCGGTCAGCCCAGACGGCTGAGGAACGGCACATGTTCCAAGAGGAAGAACGAAAAGGCCGAGAATAG
- a CDS encoding sensor histidine kinase, producing MTRQGKQGMAEDGGRTLISWRLRIIIVLLIAVAVATVFFTNRWMTERATETTRNRAEVRLALYSGNLLSELQRTSVVPLLLARDSSLITALTSEQYSVTSQRLMTFRNEIGAAAISLLDRNGRVVGATNRNLLGTNYRNEPFFVDAMRTKETVFSATRRSEGAFDFTYSRAVVQDNQMIGVVVVAVDMLKYERVWAGLQDAVLVTDSSGTVILATEPRWRGLEVNQALAVRDPPSAIRRAFQVTTDWAQEPPDAYLRGEAVLRTDARVPFRGWRLTTFTAYNSVRERVNAILALEIMGFAILLAATFYALSRRTWSRSVSLQRESAELRMLNQRLHREITEREKAQKNLAVAEATLAQSSKLAALGEMSAAVSHELNQPLAAMKTYLAGARLLLQRRRTDEAMSSFQRIDDLIERMGAITRQLKSYARKGGEAFEPVDMRHCISGALSMMEPQLKARVVRINRQIPKGPVMVLADRLRLEQVIINLLRNALDATRNVAEPQIDIGLEEGAVVALSVRDNGAGIADLSNLFEPFYTTKKPGEGVGLGLAISSGIVKDLGGRLTATNADGGGAVFEVQLPLLEDQMEAAE from the coding sequence ATGACGCGGCAGGGCAAACAGGGCATGGCAGAGGATGGGGGGCGCACGTTGATCTCGTGGCGCCTCAGGATCATCATCGTCCTGCTGATCGCCGTGGCCGTCGCGACCGTCTTCTTCACCAACCGCTGGATGACGGAACGCGCGACGGAAACCACCCGCAACCGGGCCGAGGTGCGGCTCGCGCTCTATTCCGGCAATCTGCTGAGCGAGTTGCAGCGGACCTCGGTCGTGCCGCTTCTGCTGGCGCGGGACAGCTCGCTCATCACCGCGCTGACGTCCGAACAATACTCCGTCACGTCCCAACGTCTGATGACCTTCCGCAACGAGATCGGGGCGGCGGCCATCTCGCTTCTGGATCGCAACGGGCGCGTGGTGGGGGCGACCAACCGCAACCTTCTGGGCACGAATTACCGCAACGAACCGTTCTTCGTCGACGCGATGCGCACCAAGGAAACGGTGTTCAGCGCGACGCGCCGGTCGGAAGGGGCCTTCGATTTCACCTATTCCCGCGCGGTGGTGCAGGACAATCAGATGATCGGCGTCGTGGTCGTCGCGGTCGACATGCTGAAATACGAACGGGTCTGGGCCGGTTTGCAGGACGCGGTCTTGGTGACCGACAGTTCGGGCACGGTGATCCTGGCGACCGAGCCGCGATGGCGTGGGCTGGAGGTGAACCAGGCGCTGGCGGTGCGCGATCCGCCCTCGGCCATCCGGCGGGCGTTTCAGGTGACGACCGACTGGGCGCAGGAACCGCCCGACGCCTATCTTCGGGGCGAGGCGGTGCTGCGCACCGACGCGCGCGTGCCGTTCCGCGGCTGGCGGCTGACGACCTTCACGGCCTATAATTCCGTGCGCGAACGGGTGAACGCCATCCTCGCGCTGGAGATCATGGGCTTTGCGATCCTGTTGGCCGCGACCTTCTATGCCCTGTCGCGGCGCACATGGTCGCGCAGCGTCTCGCTGCAACGGGAATCGGCGGAGTTGCGGATGCTGAACCAGCGCCTGCACCGTGAGATCACCGAGCGGGAGAAGGCGCAGAAGAACCTGGCCGTGGCGGAGGCAACGCTGGCGCAATCGTCGAAACTGGCGGCCTTGGGCGAGATGTCGGCCGCCGTCAGCCACGAGCTGAACCAGCCGCTGGCGGCGATGAAGACCTATCTGGCCGGGGCGCGGCTTCTGTTGCAGCGGCGGCGCACGGATGAGGCGATGTCCTCGTTCCAGCGGATCGACGATCTGATCGAACGGATGGGCGCGATCACGCGGCAGTTGAAATCCTATGCCCGCAAGGGCGGCGAGGCGTTCGAGCCGGTGGACATGCGCCACTGCATCTCGGGCGCGCTGTCGATGATGGAGCCGCAGTTGAAGGCCCGCGTGGTGCGCATCAACCGCCAGATCCCCAAGGGGCCGGTCATGGTCCTGGCCGATCGTCTGCGGCTGGAGCAGGTGATTATCAACCTTTTGCGCAACGCGCTGGACGCGACGCGGAACGTGGCCGAACCGCAGATCGACATCGGTCTGGAGGAGGGCGCGGTCGTGGCCCTGTCGGTGCGCGACAACGGGGCGGGCATCGCCGATCTGTCGAATTTGTTCGAGCCGTTCTACACCACCAAGAAGCCCGGCGAGGGCGTGGGGCTTGGCCTCGCGATATCGTCAGGGATCGTGAAGGATTTGGGCGGGCGGCTGACGGCCACCAACGCCGACGGGGGCGGGGCTGTTTTCGAGGTCCAACTGCCCCTACTTGAAGACCAGATGGAAGCAGCAGAATGA
- the purQ gene encoding phosphoribosylformylglycinamidine synthase subunit PurQ — MKAAVITYPGSNCDRDLAVAFRDAGAEVVTVWHKETELPAGVDVVGVPGGFSFGDYLRCGAIAARSPISGALARHVERGGYAIGICNGFQVLTETGLLPGALMRNARLKYICRQVRLKVETADSAFTSGYAKGAAITVPIAHHDGNYTADADTLAQLRAEDRVAFTYLDNPNGAMEDIAGILSANRRVLGMMPHPERAMAANVGSADGRPLFEALLGRMALA, encoded by the coding sequence ATGAAAGCCGCCGTCATCACCTATCCCGGATCGAACTGCGACCGCGACCTTGCGGTGGCCTTCCGCGACGCGGGGGCAGAGGTCGTGACCGTCTGGCACAAGGAGACGGAGCTTCCGGCGGGCGTCGATGTGGTCGGCGTGCCGGGCGGCTTTTCCTTTGGCGACTATCTGCGCTGCGGCGCGATCGCCGCGCGGTCGCCCATCAGCGGCGCGCTGGCCCGGCATGTGGAACGTGGCGGCTATGCCATCGGCATCTGCAACGGCTTTCAGGTTCTGACCGAGACCGGCCTTCTGCCGGGCGCGCTGATGCGCAATGCGCGGTTGAAATACATCTGCCGTCAGGTGCGGCTGAAGGTGGAGACGGCGGACAGCGCCTTCACCTCCGGCTATGCCAAGGGCGCGGCGATCACCGTGCCGATCGCCCACCACGACGGCAACTACACCGCCGATGCGGACACGCTGGCGCAGCTGCGGGCCGAGGATCGCGTGGCCTTCACCTATCTCGACAATCCCAACGGCGCGATGGAGGACATTGCGGGCATCCTGTCGGCCAACCGCCGCGTGCTGGGCATGATGCCGCATCCCGAACGCGCCATGGCCGCCAATGTCGGCAGCGCCGATGGCCGCCCGCTGTTCGAGGCCCTTCTGGGCAGGATGGCGCTTGCCTGA
- a CDS encoding DUF4169 family protein, with protein sequence MTKVVNLRAARKSREREERRAQGDANAAKFGRTKAERDAQTARADKARRDLDGHARE encoded by the coding sequence ATGACCAAGGTCGTCAACCTGCGCGCCGCCCGCAAATCCCGCGAGCGGGAGGAGAGGCGCGCGCAGGGCGACGCCAATGCGGCGAAATTCGGCCGCACGAAGGCCGAACGCGACGCGCAGACGGCGCGGGCCGACAAGGCCCGCCGCGATCTGGACGGCCACGCCCGCGAATGA
- a CDS encoding sigma-54-dependent transcriptional regulator, with amino-acid sequence MARAMKVAIVDDEADLRQSVSQWLALSGFDTETYATAEEALKGIGPDYPGIVVSDIRMPGMDGMALLKRFMSLDSGLPVIMITGHGDVPMAVEAMRLGAYDFLEKPFNPDRMTELTKKATQARRMTLDNRALRRELADAGAIMQKLIGGSPAMERLREDILDLGQADSHVLVDGETGTGKTLVAHALHAVGPRAGKKFVTISCAAWTEDQLQAKLFGPVEEGGLPLIEEARGGTLCLEDVEALSHALQSRLLTLINDQAVPPETRIIAICNQHAPDKTLEDVLRPDLFYRLGAMTIVLPPLRTRGEDMLTLFNRMSEQFAEEYGCDAPQVTAQEAAQLLQAPWPGNVRQLVNIAERAVLQNRRGSGSIASLLMADNEASGPALTTEGKPLKDYVEAFERMLIDNTMRRHKGSIVAVMEELCLPRRTLNEKMAKYSLQRADYV; translated from the coding sequence ATGGCGCGGGCAATGAAGGTCGCGATTGTCGACGACGAGGCCGATCTGCGGCAGTCCGTAAGCCAGTGGTTGGCATTGTCGGGGTTCGACACCGAAACCTATGCCACCGCCGAAGAGGCGCTGAAGGGGATCGGCCCCGATTATCCGGGGATCGTGGTCAGCGACATCCGTATGCCCGGCATGGACGGGATGGCGCTTCTGAAACGGTTCATGAGTTTGGACAGCGGGTTGCCGGTCATCATGATCACGGGGCATGGCGACGTGCCCATGGCGGTGGAGGCGATGCGCCTTGGCGCTTATGATTTCTTGGAAAAGCCGTTCAACCCCGACCGGATGACGGAGCTGACCAAGAAGGCGACGCAGGCCCGGCGGATGACGCTGGACAACCGTGCCCTGCGCCGCGAACTGGCCGATGCCGGGGCGATCATGCAAAAGCTGATCGGCGGTTCGCCCGCGATGGAGCGGCTGCGCGAGGATATCCTCGATCTGGGACAGGCCGACAGCCATGTGCTCGTGGACGGGGAAACCGGCACCGGCAAGACATTGGTGGCCCATGCGCTGCACGCCGTCGGCCCCCGCGCGGGCAAGAAGTTTGTCACGATTTCGTGCGCGGCGTGGACCGAGGACCAGCTTCAGGCCAAGCTGTTCGGCCCGGTGGAGGAGGGTGGCCTGCCCCTTATCGAAGAGGCGCGCGGCGGCACGCTGTGTCTTGAGGATGTGGAGGCGCTGAGCCACGCGCTGCAATCGCGCCTGCTGACGCTGATCAACGATCAGGCGGTTCCGCCCGAAACGCGGATCATCGCCATCTGCAACCAGCACGCCCCCGACAAGACGCTGGAGGATGTGCTGCGGCCCGACCTCTTCTATCGTCTGGGCGCGATGACCATCGTTCTGCCGCCCCTGCGCACCCGGGGCGAGGATATGCTGACGCTGTTCAACCGCATGTCCGAACAATTCGCCGAGGAATATGGCTGCGACGCCCCGCAGGTGACCGCGCAGGAGGCGGCGCAGCTTCTGCAGGCGCCGTGGCCCGGCAATGTGCGCCAGTTGGTCAATATCGCCGAACGTGCGGTGCTGCAGAACCGGCGCGGCTCCGGCTCCATCGCGTCGTTGCTGATGGCCGACAACGAGGCGTCGGGCCCGGCCCTGACGACCGAGGGCAAGCCGCTGAAGGATTATGTCGAGGCGTTCGAGCGGATGCTGATCGACAACACCATGCGGCGGCACAAGGGCTCCATCGTGGCGGTGATGGAGGAATTGTGCCTTCCCCGCCGGACCCTGAACGAGAAGATGGCGAAATACAGTTTGCAGCGGGCCGATTACGTCTGA
- a CDS encoding DEAD/DEAH box helicase codes for MTTFADLGLSETLLKALSHTKLTTPTPIQAQAIPHIMKGHDLMGLAQTGTGKTAAFGLPLLHRLLAIHHPAGPRHVRALILAPTRELVNQISENFLTFTKGTPTKITTVVGGASINKQAEKLKRGTDVLVATPGRLIDLLERGDVTLEKCGYLVLDEADHMLDMGFIHSLRKIAKHIPLKRQTLLFSATMPKDIEELAGTYLRDPVKVQVSPPGKPADKVTQAIHFTPQGDKAKLLEGYLKEHPEERSIVFGRTKHGSEKLMKLLVSWGFAAGSIHGNKSQNQRERTLQEFREGTLKVLVATDVAARGIDIPDVRHVYNYDLPNVPENYVHRIGRTARAGTDGRAIAFCAPAEMGELRDIEKVLKKAIPVVGGAPWAADIVAAAGKPHQTRGPRPGGHGSSGKPRGAQGAKPGGAKPAAKPKAARPQGRPGGAAAPRRSSR; via the coding sequence ATGACCACATTCGCCGACCTCGGCCTAAGCGAGACATTGCTGAAAGCACTGTCCCACACCAAACTGACCACGCCGACGCCCATTCAGGCGCAGGCCATTCCGCACATCATGAAGGGCCACGACCTGATGGGTCTGGCCCAGACCGGCACCGGCAAGACGGCGGCCTTCGGCCTGCCGCTGCTGCACCGCCTTCTGGCGATCCACCACCCCGCAGGCCCGCGCCATGTGCGCGCGCTGATCCTCGCGCCCACGCGGGAACTGGTGAACCAGATCTCGGAAAACTTCCTGACCTTCACCAAGGGCACGCCGACCAAGATCACCACGGTCGTGGGCGGCGCGTCGATCAACAAGCAGGCGGAAAAGCTGAAGCGCGGCACCGACGTTCTGGTCGCCACCCCCGGCCGCCTGATCGACCTTTTGGAGCGCGGCGACGTCACGCTGGAAAAATGCGGCTACCTCGTCCTGGACGAGGCGGATCACATGCTGGACATGGGCTTCATCCATTCCCTGCGCAAGATCGCCAAGCACATCCCGCTGAAGCGTCAGACGCTCCTGTTCTCGGCCACCATGCCCAAGGACATCGAGGAGCTGGCCGGCACCTATCTGCGCGATCCGGTCAAGGTTCAGGTCTCCCCCCCCGGTAAGCCCGCCGACAAGGTGACCCAGGCGATCCACTTCACCCCGCAGGGCGACAAGGCCAAGCTGCTGGAAGGCTATCTCAAGGAACATCCCGAAGAACGGTCGATCGTGTTCGGGCGCACCAAGCACGGGTCGGAAAAGCTGATGAAGCTGCTGGTCAGCTGGGGCTTCGCCGCCGGATCCATCCACGGCAACAAAAGCCAGAACCAGCGCGAGCGCACCTTGCAGGAGTTCCGCGAGGGCACGTTGAAGGTTCTGGTGGCGACGGATGTGGCCGCGCGCGGGATCGACATTCCCGATGTGCGCCACGTCTATAACTACGACCTGCCGAACGTGCCGGAAAACTACGTTCACCGGATCGGGCGGACCGCGCGGGCGGGCACCGACGGCCGTGCCATCGCCTTCTGCGCCCCGGCCGAGATGGGCGAGCTGCGCGACATCGAGAAGGTGTTGAAAAAGGCCATTCCGGTGGTCGGCGGCGCACCCTGGGCAGCCGACATCGTGGCGGCGGCGGGCAAGCCGCACCAGACGCGCGGGCCCCGGCCCGGCGGCCACGGATCCAGCGGCAAGCCGCGCGGGGCCCAAGGCGCCAAACCCGGCGGGGCCAAACCCGCCGCGAAACCCAAGGCCGCCCGCCCGCAGGGCCGCCCCGGCGGGGCCGCCGCCCCGCGCCGTTCGTCGCGCTGA
- a CDS encoding Rne/Rng family ribonuclease — MAKKMLIDATHPEETRVVVVDGNKVEEFDFETVNKRQIAGNIYLAKVTRVEPSLQAAFVDYGGNRHGFLAFAEIHPDYYQIPTADRQALLEEERAYARAEEEEKERNRPVVEDVNDDSEGAEDEEGDIESVAEEDVSEEIRAPRKPRARRYKIQEVVKVRQIMLVQVVKEERGTKGAALTTYLSLAGRYCVLMPNTARGGGISRKITQAADRKKLKEIAGEMSVPEGAGLIIRTAGAKRTKAEIQRDYEYLMRLWEQIRDLTMKSVAPAPIYEEGDLIKRSIRDLFNREIEEVLVEGEAGYRTAKDFMRMIMPNHARQVVRYTDQMPLFARYQVESYLGGMFNPVVQLKSGGYIVIGVTEALVAIDVNSGRATKEGSIEETALKTNLEAAEEVARQLRLRDLAGLIVIDFIDMDERKNNIAVEKRMKDRLKTDRARIQVGRISGFGLMEMSRQRLHPGMLESTTQPCAHCHGTGLIRSDDSLSLQILRQLEEEGTRKRSKEVLLRAPVAVVNFLLNAKREHVAQIEARYGMAVRVEADPHLVSPDYSIEKFKTATRIVPEAPTVVSGDASLMGDLIEDEDLDPIVEEAEEVSEVEPVEDETEAAGEGQGKKKRRRRRRRRGGQTEAATTEGTTDEVVGDEDGGTAEGVAVEIAAAPVMAEPAPEPAPVAAEEAPKPKRTRTRRKKTDEPVAEAAPAVEPVAVEPAPVEPEPVEEAPKPKRTRAKKVVEKAEEPAPAKPATRTRKKATPKVEAEAEAETPPKTTRTRRKKADDVPAPVAEPEATPQPSAEVEDDKPKRRGWWSA; from the coding sequence ATGGCCAAGAAAATGCTGATCGACGCCACGCACCCGGAGGAAACCCGGGTCGTCGTGGTGGACGGAAACAAGGTCGAGGAGTTCGACTTTGAAACCGTCAACAAACGGCAGATCGCCGGAAACATCTACCTTGCCAAGGTAACGCGGGTCGAGCCGTCGCTGCAGGCGGCCTTCGTCGATTACGGCGGGAACCGTCACGGCTTCCTCGCCTTTGCCGAGATCCATCCCGACTACTATCAGATCCCGACGGCGGACCGTCAGGCCCTTCTGGAAGAGGAGCGGGCCTATGCCCGCGCCGAGGAAGAGGAAAAAGAGCGCAACCGCCCCGTCGTCGAGGATGTGAACGACGACAGCGAAGGCGCCGAGGACGAGGAGGGCGACATCGAGTCCGTCGCCGAGGAGGACGTGTCGGAGGAAATCCGCGCGCCCCGCAAGCCGCGCGCCCGCCGCTACAAGATCCAGGAGGTCGTCAAGGTCCGCCAGATCATGCTGGTGCAGGTGGTCAAGGAAGAGCGTGGCACCAAGGGCGCGGCGCTGACCACCTATCTCAGCCTGGCCGGCCGGTATTGCGTGCTGATGCCGAACACGGCGCGGGGCGGCGGGATTTCCCGCAAGATCACCCAAGCCGCCGACCGCAAGAAGCTGAAGGAAATCGCCGGGGAAATGTCCGTGCCGGAAGGCGCGGGCCTGATCATCCGCACCGCGGGGGCCAAGCGCACCAAGGCGGAAATCCAGCGCGATTACGAATACCTGATGCGCCTGTGGGAGCAGATCCGCGACCTGACGATGAAGTCGGTCGCCCCTGCGCCGATCTATGAAGAAGGCGATCTGATCAAACGCTCGATCCGCGACCTGTTCAACCGTGAGATCGAGGAAGTGCTGGTCGAGGGCGAGGCGGGCTACCGCACCGCCAAGGACTTTATGCGGATGATCATGCCCAACCACGCGCGGCAGGTTGTGCGCTATACCGACCAGATGCCGCTGTTCGCGCGCTATCAGGTCGAAAGCTATCTGGGCGGGATGTTCAACCCGGTCGTGCAGCTGAAATCGGGCGGCTATATCGTCATCGGCGTGACCGAGGCGCTGGTCGCCATCGACGTGAACTCGGGCCGGGCCACCAAGGAAGGGTCGATCGAGGAGACGGCGCTGAAGACCAACCTGGAGGCCGCCGAGGAGGTGGCCCGCCAATTGCGCCTGCGCGATCTGGCCGGTCTGATCGTCATCGACTTCATCGACATGGACGAGCGCAAGAACAACATCGCCGTCGAAAAGCGCATGAAGGACCGGCTGAAGACCGATCGCGCGCGCATCCAGGTGGGCCGCATTTCCGGCTTTGGCCTGATGGAGATGAGCCGCCAGCGCCTGCATCCGGGCATGTTGGAATCCACGACCCAGCCCTGCGCGCATTGCCACGGCACGGGCCTGATCCGGTCGGACGACAGCCTGTCGCTGCAGATCCTGCGCCAGTTGGAGGAGGAGGGCACCCGCAAGCGGTCGAAAGAGGTGCTTCTGCGTGCCCCGGTCGCGGTGGTGAACTTCCTTCTGAACGCCAAGCGCGAGCATGTGGCCCAGATCGAGGCGCGGTACGGCATGGCCGTGCGCGTGGAGGCGGATCCGCATCTCGTCTCGCCCGATTATTCGATCGAGAAGTTCAAAACCGCCACCCGCATCGTGCCCGAAGCGCCGACCGTGGTGTCGGGCGATGCCTCGCTGATGGGCGATCTGATCGAGGACGAGGATCTGGATCCGATCGTGGAGGAGGCCGAGGAGGTCTCCGAGGTCGAGCCGGTCGAGGATGAGACCGAGGCCGCGGGCGAAGGGCAGGGCAAGAAGAAGCGCCGCCGCCGTCGGCGTCGGCGGGGTGGCCAGACCGAGGCCGCAACGACCGAGGGCACGACCGACGAAGTTGTGGGCGACGAGGATGGCGGCACCGCCGAAGGTGTCGCGGTCGAAATCGCCGCCGCCCCCGTGATGGCCGAGCCTGCGCCGGAACCCGCGCCCGTCGCGGCCGAGGAGGCGCCGAAGCCGAAGCGCACCCGCACCCGCCGCAAGAAGACCGACGAGCCTGTGGCCGAGGCAGCCCCGGCGGTCGAACCGGTCGCGGTCGAGCCCGCCCCGGTCGAGCCGGAGCCGGTTGAGGAGGCGCCGAAGCCCAAGCGCACCCGCGCCAAGAAGGTGGTGGAGAAGGCGGAGGAACCGGCCCCGGCCAAGCCCGCCACCCGCACGCGGAAGAAGGCGACCCCCAAGGTCGAGGCCGAGGCGGAGGCGGAGACCCCGCCGAAGACCACGCGCACGCGCCGCAAGAAGGCCGATGACGTCCCGGCTCCGGTGGCCGAACCCGAGGCCACGCCCCAGCCGAGCGCCGAGGTGGAGGATGACAAGCCCAAGCGGCGCGGCTGGTGGTCCGCATAA